Proteins from a single region of Apium graveolens cultivar Ventura chromosome 7, ASM990537v1, whole genome shotgun sequence:
- the LOC141674403 gene encoding CENP-B homolog protein 2-like, translating to MEKVLYEWFLQYQDRVNMIGELILEKAKETMKILYPQQDQEHTFSQGWLEKFKLRHGIKSFRRFGESGLVDVQDMEKKLESIREKINQFPMKDVFNMDETGLFYMLQADHSLATKQLEGRKQDKERLTVVICCNEDGSEKIPLWIIGKYAKPRCFKNVNMGSLNCHYRANKRAWMTSVLFDEYIRWFDSQMQGRRILFVVDNCPAHPKNIEGLQNIELYFLPPNMTSKIQPCDAEIIRAFKMHYRRRFYRGLLEGYELGQSDPGKINVLDAINYAVATWTTNVKQESIARCFQYCKIHSIDEVSSNLNEHTTPEEYIHELEVMIKDLGYRNKMDVNNFLDYPGENESCSEVQSIEEIANTILENSVEDDLEDDTTPLEPVTRKEALKASKMLNNFLMQHESDQQSEVEIYKHDDVLHEQDN from the exons ATGGAGAAGGTTCTCTATGAATGGTTTCTCCAGTACCAAGATCGTGTTAATATGATAGGAGAGCTAATTTTAGAGAAGGCAAAAGAGACCATGAAAATTTTATACCCTCAACAAGATCAGGAGCACACTTTTTCTCAAGGTTGGCTTGAGAAATTCAAGTTAAGACATGGTATTAAGTCATTTCGTCGCTTTGGAGAAAGTGGTCTTGTTGATGTACAGGACATGGAGAAGAAACTGGAGTCCATAAGGGAAAAAATAAACCAGTTCCCTATGAAAGATGTTTTTAACATGGACGAAACTGGTTTGTTTTACATGTTACAAGCTGATCACTCTCTTGCTACGAAACAACTTGAAGGAAGAAAACAAGACAAAGAAAGGCTCACGGTTGTTATATGTTGCAATGAAGATGGCTCTGAAAAAATTCCTTTATGGATTATTGGAAAGTATGCAAAGCCACGGTGCTTCAAGAATGTTAACATGGGCAGCTTGAATTGTCATTATCGTGCAAACAAAAGAGCTTGGATGACTAGTGTACTTTTTGATGAATACATTCGTTGGTTTGATAGCCAAATGCAAGGCAGAAGAATTTTGTTTGTGGTAGATAACTGTCCAGCACATCcaaaaaatattgaaggactacaaAATATTGAGTTGTACTTCTTGCCACCTAACATGACATCAAAAATCCAACCTTGTGATGCAGAAATTATAAGAGCTTTCAAGATGCACTATCGCAGGAGATTTTATCGTGGGTTATTAGAAGGTTATGAGTTGGGACAATCTGATCCAGGAAAGATTAATGTTTTGGATGCTATCAATTATGCAGTCGCGACGTGGACGACAAATGTAAAACAAGAGTCAATAGCAAGGTGCTTTCAATATTGCAAAATTCATTCCATAGATGAAGTTTCGAGCAATTTAAATGAACATACAACTCCGGAAGAATACATTCATGAACTTGAGGTGATGATTAAGGATCTAGGTTATCGTAATAAAATGGATGTTAATAACTTCTTAGATTATCCGggtgaaaatgaatcatgttccGAGGTCCAGAGTATAGAAGAGATTGCAAACACCATCCTTGAAAATAGTGTTGAAGATGATCTTGAAGACGATACAACACCGTTGGAGCCGGTTACACGTAAAGAAGCACTCAAGGCATCAAAAATGCTTAATAACTTTTTGATGCAACATGAAA GTGATCAGCAAAGTGAAGTAGAAATCTACAAGCACGACGATGTTTTACATGAACAAGATAATTAA
- the LOC141670979 gene encoding tRNA-uridine aminocarboxypropyltransferase A encodes MESNPTITVADKLRRRICPNGCDRPINVCLCHKIPRQKIATKTKIIIIQHPHETRHKLATVPVLAKCLDNCEIVVGRRLRNTISPFLDSICADAVSNPQNARRVVFLFPGAKAMPSVDIEEWKSLHADDNVMSNLVLVAFDATWKHAKEMVQSSLPFLSKFATQVSLPISVEVDGPTIFSSELTLRKEPFSGCKSTIEAIARCLRVLEPNGDDTESRLIELLRDMVKFQASFLKPMKPRVKLLKKSKA; translated from the exons ATGGAATCAAACCCAACTATCACCGTCGCCGACAAACTCCGGCGCCGAATATGTCCCAACGGATGCGACAGACCAATCAACGTATGTCTCTGCCACAAAATCCCCCGCCAAAAAATCGCCACAAAaaccaaaataataataatacaacACCCGCACGAGACACGCCACAAGCTCGCCACTGTTCCCGTTCTCGCAAAGTGCCTCGATAACTGTGAGATCGTCGTCGGTCGCCGATTGCGCAATACAATCTCTCCCTTTCTCGATTCAATCTGCGCTGATGCTGTTTCGAACCCCCAGAATGCGCGGCGCGTCGTGTTTTTGTTCCCCG GTGCAAAGGCAATGCCATCGGTTGATATTGAGGAGTGGAAATCGTTGCACGCTGATGATAATGTTATGAGCAATCTTGTTTTAGTTGCTTTTGATGCGACTTGGAAGCATGCGAAGGAGATGGTGCAATCAAGCTTACCCTTTTTATCAAAGTTTGCAACACAGGTTTCGTTACCTATTAGTGTTGAGGTAGATGGTCCCACGATTTTTAGTTCTGAGTTAACACTTCGGAAGGAACCGTTTAGTGGTTGTAAGAGTACGATAGAGGCTATTGCAAGATGTTTGCGAGTTCTTGAACCAAACGGGGATGACACTGAGTCGAGATTGATTGAGCTTTTAAGAGATATGGTGAAGTTTCAAGCTTCTTTTCTAAAGCCCATGAAGCCGAGAGTGAAGCTTTTAAAGAAGAGTAAAGCATAG